Below is a window of Blastopirellula marina DNA.
GCCTGGTAGTACTAGGAGGGCTGGCCTGGCTTTTCAACAGCCTTGTCTTGGCCTGGGCCACAACGCTTTTCGTGGTCGCCCTCATTGCCGGAACCGCGTTCTACCGCAAGTTCCGCCAGAGATTTGCTACATCTTCGAGCCACACTACCTCTCATTCGACTGCCACAAAACCTGCGGTTGAATCCCACGCTACGGATGATGTTGACCCAGGCGTCGATGACTCGCAAGACTTGGCCGAATTGATGCTGAAGCAGGGGCGTTACACGCTTCTTCTTCGTCCACAGATCGCCGAAAGCATTCCATCGCAGGTGTTGACCCGTGCTCAGCAAATGTTGGATGACGAAATGACATTGGTTCCCAGCGGCGAAACTATCGTCGGTAAGGGAATGAATGATTCCGCCGATCTGCCCGAGCATCTGGATGGTCGCGTTGTCCATGTCGAGGGTTTCTACCTCGATCGTTACCAGGTCACCAACGATCAATTTCAACGTTTCGTGGATGCTGGTGGTTACGAACAACTAGCATTATGGGATCCTGAAATCGTTCCGGCTATTCTCGAATTCGTTGACTCGACCGGAATCAGTGGTCCTCGTTACTGGAAGAATGGAACGTATCTCTCCGGCCAAGCCAACCATCCCGTAGTCGGTGTTTGTTGGTACGAAGCGGCCGCGTACGCACGTTGGGTCGGTAAACGTCTGCCAACTGATCCAGAGTGGGTCAAGTCTGGCAGTTGGCCAGTACCGCTGCCAGGCGCACGACCGATTCAGCGCAAGTTCCCCTGGGGGGAAGCGTTCGATCAGAATAAGACGAACCTATGGGGAAGTGGCCGCGGAGGTACGGCACCCGTGGACGAGTTCACCGATGGAATGAGTGTCGGTGGTGCCCATCAATTGATTGGTAACGTTTGGGAATGGACCTCAAGCCGATTCGGTGCCTGGCAATCGGGGGCCAATCCTCTTGTTCTCGACGCTTCGATGCGAAGCGTGCGTGGTGGTGCTTTCGATACCTACTTCGAGGCCCAGGCTTCTTGTGATTTTCAAAGCGGCGATAAAGCCGTGGCCCGGAAGCGGAACATCGGGTTCCGCTGTGCAATCGGGCTGTGTGATCTGATTCCAGACGAATCGATGCAAGCCGAGGAGACTCCGGCCCAGGTCGAAACTCATGAAGAATTTGCTGAGGTGACCCAATGACCAAGCGTGTCCTCGTCCCGATGGAATCGTACCGTCTTGCCGAAGCTGCGGTACCATTGTCGTGCTATATCTGTGGTGTCGACAATAGCTACAGTACCGAGTTATGTCGACACTGTGCTGCCCCGCTGGCTCTTTCCCACCAGGCCAGGACCCAGGGCGTTCGTCCGCAGATGTTGGCTGTGCTGGGCACCGCGGCTGCCGGCAAGACGGTTTACCTTGGCATGTTGTTGGACATGCTGACTCGGCAGAATGGTCGGGTGCAGGTTCTCGCACGAGGAGCGTTCTCGATCACTCTTCAACAGCGAACGATGATGGCACTCGCACAGTGTCAGTTCCCCGAAAAGACTCCGAACGAGCCTGATCGCTGGAACTGGGTACACTGCCAGGCCAAGATCAATAACAAGAAGCAGCCGATGGAATTGATCATGCCTGACATGGCGGGCGAGGCGATCTTAGAAGAGATTGATCACCCCAATGCCTATCCGGCGATTCACTCCTTCCTGGATAAATGCTCGGCAGTAATTCTGCTGGCCGATACCGATCGGATCGAGCGAGGCGGCGCGGAACAAAATTACTTCCTGATGAAGCTGATCACGTATCTCAGTGAGCAGGATGGACGTCGCAATAAAGGTAAGAAGTCGACACGTCCGGTCGCGATTGTGTTCTCCAAGGCTGATCGGTGTGAACCATGCTTCGACAATCCAGAGTTGTATGCCAAAGAGAAGACTCCCAATCTCTGGCAACAAGTTCAGCAGCGATTTGTGAACTACGGGTTCTTTGCTTCAGGGGTCGCCGGCTCCGTCGGCTTCCGCGAAGAACGAGGCGAAGGTCCGATGGCCGTACCACTGCGGATCGAGCCGCGCGGCATCGTAGAACCGTTTGAATGGCTTGTCCGAAAAGTATAAATCGGTGATACCTGTGGCTCCTCTAACTCCGAAGACTCTGCAAGCATCGAAATCACAAGTATCCATGCCGGCAGGGACCGTTCCTGTCGAGCAAGCGATTTTCACGTCGGCCCAGACGATGAACAAAGATGGATACCAGCTCGTGGCTTGGAGCCCGGGGATCAGCGCCGAGGACGCACGTGTCCTGGCTGTATGGGGTCCGGCACATGACTCGATGATTGCCGACGATCCTTCCGACGTGAGCTTGAACTTTCATCCACTTCGGGATGGGAAAGTTTGCATCTCCCGAACGATGCTGGGCTCGGCTGAGTATAGTGGCCGAGGTGGACGCCAGGTTTATACGCACTGCTTCGTGCTGAATAAGGCAAGCTTCGCTCGCTTTCATAACGACCCCTTTCGTGTGCTTTCTGCGGCCCTAGCAATTCACGACTTGCGTCCAGGCCCCGAGCTGCCGACCGATTT
It encodes the following:
- a CDS encoding TRAFAC clade GTPase domain-containing protein, which encodes MTKRVLVPMESYRLAEAAVPLSCYICGVDNSYSTELCRHCAAPLALSHQARTQGVRPQMLAVLGTAAAGKTVYLGMLLDMLTRQNGRVQVLARGAFSITLQQRTMMALAQCQFPEKTPNEPDRWNWVHCQAKINNKKQPMELIMPDMAGEAILEEIDHPNAYPAIHSFLDKCSAVILLADTDRIERGGAEQNYFLMKLITYLSEQDGRRNKGKKSTRPVAIVFSKADRCEPCFDNPELYAKEKTPNLWQQVQQRFVNYGFFASGVAGSVGFREERGEGPMAVPLRIEPRGIVEPFEWLVRKV
- a CDS encoding formylglycine-generating enzyme family protein, whose amino-acid sequence is MKRYVVGGVGVAGLVVLGGLAWLFNSLVLAWATTLFVVALIAGTAFYRKFRQRFATSSSHTTSHSTATKPAVESHATDDVDPGVDDSQDLAELMLKQGRYTLLLRPQIAESIPSQVLTRAQQMLDDEMTLVPSGETIVGKGMNDSADLPEHLDGRVVHVEGFYLDRYQVTNDQFQRFVDAGGYEQLALWDPEIVPAILEFVDSTGISGPRYWKNGTYLSGQANHPVVGVCWYEAAAYARWVGKRLPTDPEWVKSGSWPVPLPGARPIQRKFPWGEAFDQNKTNLWGSGRGGTAPVDEFTDGMSVGGAHQLIGNVWEWTSSRFGAWQSGANPLVLDASMRSVRGGAFDTYFEAQASCDFQSGDKAVARKRNIGFRCAIGLCDLIPDESMQAEETPAQVETHEEFAEVTQ